The following are encoded in a window of Lagenorhynchus albirostris chromosome 3, mLagAlb1.1, whole genome shotgun sequence genomic DNA:
- the BORCS8 gene encoding BLOC-1-related complex subunit 8 isoform X2, which yields MEEPEMQLKGKKVTDKFTESVYVLANEPSVALYRLQEHVRRSLPELAQHKADMQRWEEQSQGAIYTVEYACSAVKNLVDSSVYFRSVEGLLKQAISIRDHMNATAQGHSPEEPPPPSSA from the exons TAACAGACAAGTTCACTGAGAGTGTCTACGTCCTGGCCAACGAGCCATCCGTGGCCCTGTACCGGCTGCAGGAGCACGTGCGCCGCTCTCTGCCCGAGCTGGCCCAGCATAAG gctgaCATGCAGCGGTGGGAGGAGCAAAGCCAGGGAGCCATCTACACGGTGGAGTACGCCTGCAG CGCCGTGAAGAACCTTGTCGACAGCAGCGTCTACTTCCGCAGCGTGGAGGGCCTCCTCAAACAGGCCATCAGCATCCGAGACCACATGAACGCCACAGCCCAGGGCCACAG CCCCGAGGAACCGCCCCCGCCCTCTTCAGCCTGA